A single genomic interval of Candidatus Hydrogenedentota bacterium harbors:
- a CDS encoding LmbE family protein, translated as MTNPVVFAVAAHPDDVEFMMAGTLLRLRDAGCELHVMNVGSGNCGSQTMDGPTAAATRLEEARDAARVLGATLHPPLAHDLEITYRVDLLRRLAAVMREVNPAIVLAQCPLDYMEDHMITARLAVTAAFSRGMPNFITDPPTVPVAGAAAVYHALPYGLCDGLRNRVRPHCYVDISPVLDRKRAALACHRSQREWLDASQGLDSYVTAMADMAREVGRWSGQFQHAEGWIRHSHLGFCGPEDHPLRDLLGGAVMEAEG; from the coding sequence ATGACGAATCCCGTGGTGTTTGCGGTGGCGGCGCACCCCGATGATGTGGAGTTCATGATGGCGGGCACGCTCCTGCGGCTGCGCGACGCGGGGTGTGAGCTGCATGTGATGAATGTGGGCTCGGGCAACTGCGGCAGCCAGACCATGGACGGCCCCACGGCGGCCGCGACGCGGCTGGAGGAGGCCCGCGACGCCGCCCGGGTCCTCGGCGCGACGCTGCACCCGCCCCTCGCCCACGACCTGGAGATCACCTACCGCGTGGACCTCCTGCGGCGGCTCGCCGCCGTCATGCGGGAGGTGAACCCCGCCATCGTCCTCGCGCAGTGCCCCCTGGACTACATGGAGGACCACATGATCACCGCGCGGCTCGCCGTCACGGCGGCCTTCTCGCGCGGCATGCCCAACTTCATCACCGACCCGCCGACGGTCCCCGTGGCCGGGGCCGCCGCCGTCTACCACGCCCTCCCCTACGGCCTCTGCGACGGCCTGCGCAACCGCGTCCGCCCCCACTGCTACGTGGACATCTCGCCGGTCCTCGACCGGAAGCGCGCCGCCCTCGCCTGCCACCGCAGCCAGCGCGAATGGCTCGACGCCAGCCAGGGCCTCGACAGCTATGTCACCGCCATGGCGGACATGGCCCGCGAGGTCGGTCGGTGGTCCGGCCAATTCCAACACGCCGAAGGCTGGATCCGCCACTCGCACCTTGGCTTCTGCGGCCCCGAAGACCACCCCCTCCGCGACCTCCTCGGCGGCGCGGTGATGGAGGCGGAGGGGTAG
- a CDS encoding antibiotic biosynthesis monooxygenase has protein sequence MLEVLVYVHVKPGCAEAFRAASLENARKSRQEPGVYRFDVLQETEAPERFVLVEGYRTPEAAAAHKETAHYAKWRDTVADMMAEPRRGVKHLPCGE, from the coding sequence ATGCTGGAAGTGCTTGTTTATGTGCATGTGAAGCCGGGATGCGCGGAGGCGTTCCGAGCCGCATCGCTGGAAAACGCCCGCAAGAGCCGTCAGGAGCCCGGCGTCTACCGCTTTGACGTCCTGCAGGAAACGGAGGCGCCGGAGCGCTTTGTGCTCGTGGAGGGCTACCGGACCCCGGAGGCCGCCGCCGCCCACAAGGAGACAGCCCACTACGCGAAATGGCGCGACACCGTGGCGGACATGATGGCCGAACCCCGGCGCGGGGTGAAGCACCTCCCCTGCGGGGAGTAG
- a CDS encoding NAD-dependent epimerase/dehydratase family protein: MKRVLVTGAAGFIGSHLTDALLARGDEVLGLDEFNDYYDPAVKRGNLAGALAQPGFALVEADICDEAALRGAFERFRPEVVVHLAARAGVRPSLQDPNLYHRVNVIGGQHVLDACRDFGPSHLVFASSSSVYGGSTAVPFTEEDPVMRPISPYAATKRMNELQAHVYSHLYGLNVTMLRFFTVYGPRQRPDMAIHKFTRNLLRGEPIPVFGDGSTRRDYTYIDDIVQGLLGCVDTPLRYEILNLGESRTTTLAELVEMVARHAGRPAVIDRRPVQPGDVEITYADISRARRLVGYAPRFEMDEGVRRFVAWYRKTHGV; the protein is encoded by the coding sequence ATGAAACGTGTGCTGGTCACCGGCGCGGCCGGGTTTATCGGATCCCATCTGACGGACGCCCTGCTGGCGCGGGGGGACGAGGTGCTGGGGCTGGACGAGTTCAATGACTATTACGACCCGGCGGTGAAGCGGGGGAACCTCGCCGGGGCGCTGGCACAGCCCGGGTTTGCGCTGGTGGAGGCGGACATCTGCGACGAGGCGGCGCTGCGGGGGGCCTTTGAGCGGTTCCGTCCGGAGGTGGTGGTGCATCTGGCGGCGCGGGCGGGGGTGCGGCCGTCGCTTCAGGACCCGAACCTCTACCACCGGGTGAACGTGATCGGCGGCCAGCACGTCCTGGACGCGTGCCGCGACTTCGGGCCGTCGCACCTGGTGTTCGCGTCGAGCTCGTCGGTCTACGGCGGGAGCACGGCGGTGCCCTTCACGGAGGAGGACCCCGTGATGCGGCCCATCAGCCCCTACGCGGCGACGAAGCGGATGAACGAGCTGCAGGCCCACGTGTACAGCCACCTCTACGGGCTGAACGTGACGATGCTGCGCTTCTTCACGGTGTACGGCCCGCGCCAGCGGCCCGACATGGCGATCCACAAGTTCACGCGGAACCTCCTGCGCGGCGAGCCCATCCCCGTCTTCGGCGACGGGTCCACCCGGCGCGACTACACCTACATAGACGACATTGTGCAGGGGCTGCTGGGCTGCGTGGACACGCCGCTGCGCTATGAGATCCTCAACCTGGGCGAAAGCCGCACCACGACCCTCGCCGAGCTGGTGGAGATGGTCGCGCGGCACGCGGGCCGCCCCGCCGTCATTGACCGCCGCCCCGTGCAGCCGGGAGACGTGGAGATCACCTACGCGGACATCTCCCGCGCGCGGCGGCTTGTGGGCTACGCCCCGCGCTTCGAGATGGACGAGGGCGTCCGCCGCTTCGTGGCGTGGTACCGGAAGACGCACGGCGTGTGA